One Actinomycetota bacterium DNA segment encodes these proteins:
- a CDS encoding PBP1A family penicillin-binding protein encodes MAAGVALVGAACAQVVVLEPGDPIAFVQQPQTSHVLAADGTVLAALHAEQDREAVPLDRVPAELVAAVIAVEDRRFFLHRGVDVPAIARAAVRNVEAGAVEEGGSTITQQYVKNTMLGPARTAERKLKEAALAYQLEQHHSKEQILERYLNTIYFGHGAYGVHAAAQRYFGRPVDALTLAQSALLAGLIASPARWDPHTRPQAAGERRAHVLDAMVATGRLDRTAAAEAANEPLDLIPLPTDRRHRAPYVVEEVRRLIARDEDGAFAALGDDPDERLATLYTGGLRIHTTIDLRMQDQAEAAIAGVLAEPDDPSAALVAIDPASGAVRALVGGRDFYDEDGPHARFNLATQGRRQPGSAFKPVVLAAALSRGVALERTFPGGSSVTIPDPACRGPQGPWSPSNYDHRAFGPVTLRGATIHSVNTVYARLAAELGPETLLATARNLGIKGELPAVCALALGAGEVSPADLAAAYQPFAALGRRHPAHLIARIETADGDVVHERQAESYQVLDEAVAHLVTRTLQEAVQRGTGVNAAIGRPQAGKTGTTDGSTDAWFVGYTPDLVAAVWIGFAEGKIAMVPPRTRIRVEGGRWPAQIWAAFAKEALADAPPREFEVPEVSLVTVEVDISRNCLPNPYTPPELVQAREYLRGTEPTELCTEPTGPPVDDVPDVTGLTRATALRLLRSKGFVVEERPVASKVYPPGYVTGQQPLAGGRVDPSVGKLVIWVSVNPREHAVVADVVGLELESAVARLESQAWVVQSLYVCPEHGCPPDARPGRVWEQDPPAGSRERLHSVVVLRAYPR; translated from the coding sequence GTGGCGGCGGGGGTCGCCCTGGTCGGCGCTGCGTGCGCGCAGGTCGTCGTCCTGGAACCCGGCGACCCGATCGCGTTCGTCCAGCAACCCCAGACCTCGCACGTGCTGGCGGCCGACGGCACGGTGCTGGCCGCACTGCACGCCGAGCAGGACCGCGAGGCCGTCCCACTGGACCGGGTGCCCGCCGAGCTGGTCGCGGCGGTGATCGCCGTCGAGGACCGGCGGTTCTTCCTGCACCGCGGTGTGGACGTCCCCGCGATCGCCCGAGCGGCGGTGCGCAACGTGGAAGCCGGCGCCGTGGAGGAAGGCGGGTCGACCATCACCCAGCAGTACGTCAAGAACACCATGCTGGGTCCCGCGCGTACCGCGGAACGCAAGCTCAAGGAGGCGGCGCTCGCGTACCAGCTCGAGCAGCACCATTCCAAGGAACAGATCCTCGAGCGCTACCTCAACACGATCTACTTCGGCCACGGCGCGTACGGCGTGCACGCCGCGGCCCAACGCTACTTCGGCCGGCCGGTGGACGCGCTCACACTGGCCCAGTCGGCACTGCTGGCCGGGTTGATCGCCTCGCCCGCCCGGTGGGATCCCCACACCCGACCGCAGGCCGCAGGCGAGCGGCGCGCCCACGTGCTCGACGCGATGGTCGCCACCGGGCGGCTCGACCGCACGGCCGCCGCCGAAGCGGCGAACGAGCCCCTGGACCTCATCCCGCTGCCAACCGACCGGCGCCACCGCGCTCCCTACGTCGTCGAGGAGGTCCGCCGCCTGATCGCCCGCGACGAGGACGGGGCGTTCGCGGCGTTGGGGGACGACCCCGACGAGCGCCTGGCGACGCTGTACACGGGCGGCTTGCGCATCCACACCACGATCGATCTGCGCATGCAGGACCAAGCCGAGGCGGCGATCGCCGGGGTCCTGGCCGAACCCGATGACCCCTCCGCCGCGCTGGTCGCGATCGACCCTGCCAGCGGCGCGGTCCGGGCGCTGGTCGGTGGACGTGACTTCTACGACGAAGACGGCCCCCACGCCCGCTTCAACCTCGCCACTCAGGGCCGTCGCCAGCCGGGTTCGGCGTTCAAACCCGTGGTGCTGGCCGCCGCCCTGTCCCGCGGTGTCGCCCTGGAGCGGACCTTCCCTGGCGGGTCGTCGGTGACCATCCCCGACCCGGCTTGCCGGGGACCGCAAGGCCCGTGGTCACCGTCGAACTACGACCACCGCGCGTTCGGGCCGGTGACGTTGCGCGGAGCGACCATCCACAGCGTCAACACCGTCTACGCCCGACTGGCCGCGGAGCTGGGCCCCGAGACGCTGCTGGCCACGGCCCGCAACCTCGGCATCAAGGGCGAGCTTCCCGCCGTGTGCGCGCTGGCGCTGGGAGCCGGAGAGGTCTCCCCGGCGGACCTGGCCGCCGCCTACCAGCCGTTCGCCGCGCTCGGTCGGCGTCATCCCGCCCACCTGATCGCCAGGATCGAGACGGCGGACGGCGATGTCGTCCACGAGCGTCAGGCCGAGTCCTACCAGGTCCTCGACGAAGCGGTCGCCCACCTGGTGACACGCACCCTGCAGGAAGCGGTCCAGCGCGGGACCGGGGTGAACGCCGCGATCGGTCGGCCCCAGGCGGGCAAGACCGGCACCACCGACGGGTCGACCGACGCCTGGTTCGTGGGGTACACCCCCGATCTGGTCGCCGCCGTGTGGATCGGGTTCGCCGAGGGCAAGATCGCCATGGTCCCGCCCCGCACCCGCATCCGTGTGGAAGGCGGCCGCTGGCCGGCGCAGATCTGGGCCGCGTTCGCCAAGGAGGCGCTGGCCGACGCTCCGCCCCGCGAGTTCGAAGTCCCGGAGGTGTCCCTGGTCACCGTCGAGGTCGACATCTCCCGCAACTGCCTGCCCAACCCCTACACCCCACCGGAGCTCGTGCAGGCCCGCGAGTACCTGCGCGGCACCGAACCGACCGAGCTTTGCACCGAACCGACCGGCCCACCGGTCGACGACGTGCCTGACGTGACCGGTCTGACCCGCGCAACCGCACTGCGACTGCTGCGCTCGAAGGGCTTCGTCGTCGAGGAGCGCCCCGTGGCGTCGAAGGTGTACCCGCCCGGGTACGTCACCGGCCAGCAGCCCCTGGCAGGCGGCCGCGTCGACCCGTCGGTGGGCAAGCTCGTGATCTGGGTGTCGGTCAACCCTCGCGAGCACGCGGTCGTCGCCGACGTGGTCGGGCTCGAGCTGGAGTCGGCGGTGGCGCGGCTGGAGTCCCAAGCGTGGGTGGTGCAGTCGCTGTACGTCTGCCCGGAGCACGGGTGCCCACCCGACGCCCGCCCGGGGCGCGTGTGGGAGCAGGACCCGCCCGCGGGCAGCCGTGAGCGCCTCCACTCGGTGGTCGTGCTCCGCGCCTACCCGCGGTAG
- a CDS encoding DNA-3-methyladenine glycosylase, whose protein sequence is MHARRAVLDRAFYDRPVLQVAADILGKVVVRREDDGSQTIARLVETEAYHQSDPASHSYRGRTPRNEVMFGPPGHLYVYFTYGMHHCMNIACEAEGVAAAVLLRAAVLLAGHDYVRPRRSAVDRDRDLLRGPGRLTQGLAVAADHSGVDVTDAGSPLRVEDDGWRPADDAVVTGPRTGIRLAADQPWRFWVAGVPEVSRYARHPRAGS, encoded by the coding sequence CTGCACGCCCGCCGGGCGGTCCTCGACCGTGCCTTCTACGACCGTCCGGTGCTGCAGGTCGCCGCCGACATCCTCGGCAAGGTGGTCGTCCGCCGTGAGGACGACGGCAGCCAGACGATCGCCCGGCTGGTGGAGACCGAGGCCTACCACCAGAGCGACCCGGCCAGCCACTCCTACCGTGGCCGGACCCCCCGCAACGAGGTGATGTTCGGCCCTCCCGGTCACCTCTACGTCTACTTCACCTACGGCATGCACCACTGCATGAACATCGCGTGCGAGGCTGAGGGCGTCGCGGCGGCTGTGCTGTTGCGCGCGGCGGTCCTGCTGGCCGGACACGACTACGTCCGTCCACGCCGCAGCGCAGTCGACCGTGACCGTGACCTGCTGCGTGGCCCCGGCCGGCTGACACAGGGCCTGGCCGTCGCCGCCGACCACAGCGGCGTCGACGTGACCGACGCCGGTTCCCCGCTCCGCGTCGAGGACGACGGGTGGCGCCCCGCAGACGATGCGGTGGTCACCGGGCCGCGGACCGGCATCCGGCTCGCCGCCGACCAGCCGTGGCGGTTCTGGGTCGCGGGGGTACCCGAGGTCAGTCGCTACGCCCGCCATCCCCGCGCGGGCAGTTGA
- the polX gene encoding DNA polymerase/3'-5' exonuclease PolX, with product MPTNADVARLLHELAMLTELEDGTRQSFRARAYHNGVRAVEACPHDVTALNQAELTALPGIGRAIAAKIAEFADTGTIARLEELRDRYPPGYLELIRVPGIGPKTVALLHEHLGIRSIDDLRAAVAAGRLRDVPGLGVKTEENIAANIAKLGLTGKERRTTIADALPVATEVTALLRRVDDVDEVAYAGSLRRFRETVADVDVVVAAVDPTPVMDTFTRMAMVREVAARGDKKATVVTARGLQLDLRVVRREEFGAALQYFTGSQAHNVRVRERAVRRGWSLNEYGLWETDTGRLLAAQTEEDIYAALDLQWVPPGMREDVGEVAAAAADELPRVASVADLRGDLHVHTDLSGDGRNTLDEMVDAALSRGLRYLAITDHGEDLRISGVSADDMLAQRERIAALNRRHAGRIRVLHGCELNIGADGDLDYDEEFLASFDWTVASVHSHFRRDRAAQTNRVLTAIHHPAVRCIGHLQGRRIGRRPGIDLDVDTILDAAAATDTAIEINSHLDRLDASAEVLRAARGGNVTFVVNSDAHRIREFDNLQFGVRLAERGWVPADRIANTWPTDRFLDWVVASRRRGAAR from the coding sequence ATGCCCACCAACGCCGACGTCGCCCGGCTCCTGCACGAGCTCGCGATGCTCACCGAGCTCGAGGACGGCACCCGCCAGTCGTTCCGTGCCCGGGCCTACCACAACGGGGTCCGGGCGGTCGAGGCCTGCCCTCACGACGTGACGGCGCTCAACCAGGCCGAGCTGACCGCGCTGCCGGGCATCGGGCGGGCCATCGCCGCCAAGATCGCCGAGTTCGCCGACACGGGGACGATCGCCCGACTCGAGGAGCTGCGAGACCGGTACCCCCCCGGCTACCTCGAGCTGATCCGTGTTCCGGGGATCGGGCCCAAGACGGTGGCGCTGCTGCACGAGCATCTGGGGATCCGCAGCATCGACGACCTGCGCGCGGCGGTGGCTGCCGGCCGGCTCCGTGACGTCCCGGGGCTGGGCGTGAAGACCGAGGAGAACATCGCCGCGAACATCGCCAAGCTCGGCCTGACCGGCAAGGAGCGGCGGACCACCATCGCCGACGCCCTGCCCGTCGCCACGGAGGTGACCGCGTTGCTGCGCCGGGTCGACGACGTCGACGAGGTCGCCTACGCCGGCTCGCTGCGCCGCTTCCGTGAGACCGTCGCCGACGTGGACGTGGTCGTGGCGGCCGTCGACCCGACGCCGGTGATGGACACGTTCACGCGGATGGCGATGGTCCGGGAGGTGGCTGCACGGGGGGACAAGAAAGCGACCGTGGTCACGGCACGGGGGCTGCAGCTGGACCTGCGCGTCGTTCGACGCGAGGAGTTCGGCGCCGCCCTGCAGTACTTCACCGGCTCGCAGGCGCACAACGTCCGGGTCCGGGAGCGGGCCGTCCGACGCGGGTGGAGCCTCAACGAGTACGGCCTGTGGGAGACCGACACGGGCAGGCTGCTGGCGGCGCAGACCGAGGAGGACATCTACGCCGCCTTGGACCTGCAGTGGGTCCCGCCGGGGATGCGCGAGGACGTCGGCGAGGTCGCCGCCGCCGCGGCAGATGAACTGCCACGCGTGGCGTCGGTCGCCGACCTCCGCGGCGACCTCCACGTCCACACCGACCTCTCCGGCGACGGACGCAACACCCTCGACGAGATGGTCGATGCGGCGCTGAGCCGGGGGTTGCGGTACCTGGCGATCACCGACCACGGCGAGGATCTGCGCATCAGCGGCGTGTCGGCCGACGACATGCTCGCCCAGCGCGAGCGGATCGCCGCACTCAACCGCCGTCACGCCGGGCGGATCAGGGTCCTGCACGGCTGCGAGCTGAACATCGGCGCGGACGGCGACCTCGACTACGACGAGGAGTTCCTGGCGAGCTTCGACTGGACGGTCGCCAGCGTGCACAGCCACTTCCGCCGCGACCGGGCGGCGCAGACGAACCGGGTCCTGACCGCCATCCACCATCCGGCCGTGCGCTGCATCGGGCATCTGCAGGGTCGCCGGATCGGACGTCGCCCGGGGATCGACCTGGACGTCGACACGATCCTGGACGCGGCCGCAGCCACCGACACCGCCATCGAGATCAACTCCCATCTGGATCGCCTCGACGCCTCAGCCGAGGTGCTGCGCGCCGCCCGGGGCGGCAACGTCACGTTCGTCGTCAACAGCGACGCGCACCGCATCCGCGAGTTCGACAACCTCCAGTTCGGGGTCCGGCTGGCCGAACGCGGCTGGGTGCCCGCCGACCGCATCGCCAACACCTGGCCGACCGACCGTTTCCTGGACTGGGTCGTGGCGAGCCGACGCCGCGGGGCTGCCCGGTGA